The genomic stretch TGAAATTTATTTGATGAATCTCCGAACTCTAAGCTTAGGGAGGTTATTTTGTACCGCTCAACAAGAACCGTATGACTCCCTGACCCGATCACCTCTGCATATCATCTCCCCCTTATCTCATCTACCCAGGGCCTGGTCTTGGAGGTCAATGACAGGTCGCGACCTGTCATTACATGGGGGGCCTGTCATAACAGATCATCTCCCTCTCACCTCATCTACCCAACCTTTTCCCCAGTTGTCCATTTCTTCGGAGCTCCAGAGTTCGGGATAGAAAATTCTTTTTTGGAAACGGGGAGGTAGGTATTTTTGCCAGTTGGTGCCGCCGGTTGCTGCGATGTCGGCAGGGTTGGCCTGGAGATATTTTGCTGCTGATCTGTAGTGTACCAACGGCCAATTGATGTTGACATTGACATCTAACTGGCGCATTGCAATTCGTAAATCGTCACGTTCCTGTTCTTCGGGAGAGAGGGATTTATAAATTGACCACATATTACACGATTGCAATCGCTCTGCTGTTTCAATCAACTGCCGGGAATATTTTTCTTCGAATTGTCGCAGTGTAAGTGTTTTCTTGCCGGTGGATAGTTCGGTGGCTCCGGCTTTCCAGTAAATATGTTCGAACATTTCTTCCAAAGTGGCTTTCTTGTTTTCAAAAGAAGCACGGACATCTTTATCTACTAACCGAATAAAATCAGTTGCATAAATTTCTATCGTTCTGTACTGCGCACTTTGAAAACCACTGGCGGGCAATAAACTCATTCTGAACTTTTGAAATTGCTCGCGTTCCATACCATCGCCCATGATATCGAAAGAACTGGTGAGTACCGAGAAGTACCGGTTCACCCGTTGGAGTCGTGCGGCCATAAAGGTGGCATCAGGTCCTCTCTCTACAATTTGCTGCAGTTCATGTAAGGCTAACTTGAAGTACAACTCCGTGACCTGATGATACATGATAAACACCGATTCGTCCGGAAACTTAGTCCGGGGTTGCTGGAGGCTCAGTAGGGTATCGAGATGGATATAATCCCAGTACGTGCAGACATCGGCATATAGAAGGCCATCAAGGTAGGAGAGAAGGTCCTGGCCCATGGCAGTGTATTTCTCTTCAAGCAGCTTGATGCGGTCAATGATAGGTTGTGGAAGACTCATTGAGCAAAAATAGTGATTCAAGTGACTGATAAATATCAATTCAGGCCATCATTTCGAATCATGAAATTCCGGACAGGAAATAGCTGTTGCTTTAATGAAGGAAGGCTATAGATGAAAATGCTTGTAGGTAGTTGAAATAGTATTGCAACTGACTCTTATATAGATCAATTGGGAAGATACTCCGGCAAGGTCTATTTCAGCCGGCAATGATAGTCGTGACTTATGCTGAAGGATACATCCGTCAGGTGTAAACAATTCTACGGATACTGTTTCTGAGTTTTGAGCCGACCAAAGCAGAA from Bacteroidota bacterium encodes the following:
- a CDS encoding tryptophan 2,3-dioxygenase, with amino-acid sequence MSLPQPIIDRIKLLEEKYTAMGQDLLSYLDGLLYADVCTYWDYIHLDTLLSLQQPRTKFPDESVFIMYHQVTELYFKLALHELQQIVERGPDATFMAARLQRVNRYFSVLTSSFDIMGDGMEREQFQKFRMSLLPASGFQSAQYRTIEIYATDFIRLVDKDVRASFENKKATLEEMFEHIYWKAGATELSTGKKTLTLRQFEEKYSRQLIETAERLQSCNMWSIYKSLSPEEQERDDLRIAMRQLDVNVNINWPLVHYRSAAKYLQANPADIAATGGTNWQKYLPPRFQKRIFYPELWSSEEMDNWGKGWVDEVRGR